The Pseudomonas solani genome segment GCCTTGGCGGTGCGGCAGGTGGCGCCATCGCCAGTGAGCTGAACAAGGACAGCGGCAGCAAGAAACACCGCAAGCACAGGCACCGCGATTGAGCATCATGGAGCCACACACCCAGCCTCCGCATTGCACGCTGCGGGGGCCGGTGCTGCCGGTGGCTTACCAGAATCCCCTGCCCCACCTGCAGCGCTGGCTGCGTGGCGACTCGCAACGCCTGCTGGCGCTGCGCTGCGTCGCCAGCCTGGGCCTGCGCGACGCCTGGCTGGCCGCCGGTTTCGTCCGCAACCTCGCCTGGGACCGCCTGCACGGCTACCGCGGCGCCACGCCGCTGGCCGATCTCGACCTGATCCACTTCAACCCCGATGACCTCGCCCCCGAAGCCGACCTGCGCATCGAGCAGGCCCTGCGACGCATGGCCGGGCACCTGCCCTGGTCGGTGAAGAACCAGGCGCGCATGCACCTGCGTAACGGCGACGACCCCTACCGCGACAGCCGCGACGCCATGAGCCACTGGCCGGAGGTGCAGACCGCCATCGGCGTGCGCCTGCGCCCGGGTGGCGGCATCGAGATCGCCACCCCTTTCGTGCAGTCCGGGCTGCTCGACCTGCGCATCACCCCCAACCCGCTGCACCCGCGTCAGGCGGTCTTCGCCGAACGCCTGCAGGCCAAGGATTGGCTGCAACGCTGGCCGCGCCTGCAAGTCGATACCGCGCCCCTGGGTTGCCTGCTGCTCACCAGCCACTTCGACGAGGCCTGAAGGCGCGCGTCCCTGCGCGCCCTTTCCGTCAGGCCGAGCGCCTGCCCAGCTGTTCACGCAGCGCCATCGCCAGCGGCTCCGGACGCAACTCCACGCGGCGGTACTCGCGCCCGTCCGGCGTACGCATCAGCCAGCCGGCATCCACCATTTCCCGGCGCAACAGCACGTGGTCGCCCAGGCTCGCGACCTCACGGATATGCCCGTCCACCTCGCGCTCGCTCATCGCGGTACGGGGCGGCAGGGCCATCCAGGTCATCCACAGGCAGGGGCGTCGGTGGCTGTGCTTGCCGGGCCAGGTGCGCAGGCGGCCCTGCTGGTCGAAGTACCGCAGCAGGCGGCGCACCAGCACGTAGTCCACCGCAACGTCGGCCGGCGGCTGGCTCAGTTGTCGTTCGGCCATCTGGCTCGCACGCAGCGCCTGGAAGCTGCGAAACCCCCGGGCGCGGGCCAGCAGGTTGAGCATCTCCACATGGCCGGGCGGCCGTTCGCGCTCCTCCAGCTGGCGGACCAGCGAGCGGGCGAGCGCAGACATGTCATCGGTAGCGAAAGGGATAAGCGTCTTGGACACAGTTCGTTCCTCGTGTGTGCCAAGTCCTCGGAAGAGGATGTCGGGGGTCGCCGGGTTCCGACGCGGCACGGGGACGAGTGTCGGTCGAGGGTGAGCCTGGGGCTCGTGGCAGGTTTAGCTGCCCGAATGGGCACCGGTGACGCCTGGGTGAACTGCCGACCGCGAGCCAGAGTAGCGCCGGGTGTCGTGATGCTCAACAGTCAGCGGGCGAAGCGTCTGAGAAGACTGTAATCTTCCGTCATTACTCTGCTGGCGCATGCACGCCGGTCGCCGTGGACACGCCATGGGTTTCATCCGCTACGCCATAGCTTTGCTCTGCCTCCCCACCCTGCTCCCGGTTGCCTTCGCCGGGCAGCAATTGCGCGTCTGCCAGCAAAGCCCCGTCACCTACGCCTACCGCATCGAACTGGCCAACCTCATCCTCGCCCGCACCGCCGAGCGCTACGGCGAAGCCAGCATCGTCACCAGCCAGGCGCCAGACCCGTCCCAGGAGCGTTGCCTGGCCATGCTCAAGGCCGGCCAGGTGGACCTCGCCTACGTCCCGCCGAACCGCGAGCGCCTCGCCGACTTCCGCATGCTGCCGGTCGACATGCACCAGGGCCTGCTCGGCTACCGCGTGCTGATCATCCGCAAGGATCGCCAGGCCGATTTCGCCGGCGTCAAAGACCTCGACGGCCTGCGCCGCCTCACCGGCGGCTTCGGCAGCCAGTGGAGCGACTTCCCGCTCTTCGCCCGCAACCAGCTGCCGGTGCTGGGCATGGCCAACCCCGGCAACCTGCTGCCGATGCTCGAGCAGCGCCGCTTCGACTACTTCCACCGTGGCCTCAGCGAAGCCTGGGCCGAGGTGGACGCCAACCGCAAGGCGCTGCCGGACCTGATGGTGGAGCAGCACCTGGCGCTGAAATACCCGATGCCGGTGTACTTCACCTTCGCCCAGCACAACCCGGTGCTGGAACGGCGCTTCGCCGAAGGCTTCGAGATGATCCGCGCGGACGGCACCTTCCAGGCGCTGTTCCTGCGCCATCACGGTCACCTCATCGACAAGGCCGGGATGGCCGGGCGGCGGGTCATCGAACTGGAGTCCGACCTGCCGGGCCGGCTACCGGACAGCGGTGGGGGGTTCGCCGAACCCGCCACCGCCAGGACGGGCGACACGCCCTAGGCGTGCGCCCGGGGGATCAGCCGATGTGCGCTTCGCCCGGCTCGTCGACATCGCCGCTGGCGATGCAGGCCGCGGCGGTGAACAGCACGTCGGTGGAGGAGTTCAGCGCGGTCTCGGCGGCGTCCTGGAGGATGCCGATGATGAAGCCCACCGCCACCACCTGCATCGCCACCTCGCTGGGAATGCCGAACAGGCTGCACGCCAGCGGGATCAGCAGCAGCGAACCACCGGCCACACCCGAGGCGCCACAGGCGCAGATGGACGCCACCAGGCTGAGCAGGATGGCCGTGGGGATGTCCACCGCGATGCCCAGGGTCTTCACCGCCGCCAGGGCCAGCACGGTGATGGTGATCGCCGCACCGGCCATGTTGATGGTCGCGCCCAGGGGGATGGACACCGAATAGGTGTCCTCGTGCAGGCCGAGCTTCTTCGACAGTTCCAGGTTCACCGGAATGTTGGCCGCCGAGCTGCGGGTGAAGAAGGCGGTGATGCCGCTCTCGCGCAGGCAGGTGAGCACCAGCGGGTAGGGGTTGCGGCGGATCTTCCAGAACACGATCAGCGGGTTCACCACGAAGGCCACGAACAGCATGCAGCCCAGCAGTACCGCCAGCAGGTGGGCGTAGTCGGCCAGCACCTTGAGGCCGTTCTCCGCCAGGGTCGAGGCCACCAGGCCGAAGATGCCCAGCGGGGCGAAGGCGATCACCACGCGCACGATCAGCGACACGCCGTGGGACAGGTCGCTGAACACCGCGCGGGTGGTCTCGCTGCCCTGGCGGATGGCGATGCCCAGGCCCACGGCCCAGACCAGGATGCCGATGAAGTTGGCCTGCATCAGCGCCGTCACCGGGTTGGCCACCGCGCTGCCCAGCAGGCTCAGCAGCACCTCGGAAATATTGCCGGGCGGCGCCAGGTCATTGGCCGCCGCGCTCAGGTGCAGGGTCGAGGGGAACAGGCTGGAAGCCAGCACCGCCACCACCGCCGCCGAGAAGGTGCCGATCAGGTAAAGGAACAGGATCGGGCGGATATGGGTGCGCTCGCCCGGCTTGTGGTTGCCGATGGCGGCGATCACCAGGACGAACACCAGTACCGGCGCCACAGCCTTCAGCGCAGCGACGAAGAGCTTGCCGAGCAGGCCCACGGCCTGGGCCGCCGCCGGCAGGAACACCGCCAGCAGGACACCGGCCACCAGGCCGATAAGGATGCGCGTGACCAGGCTGGTGCCCTTCACGCGCTGGAGCATGGAGCGTTTTTCAGACGTCATGGCAGATTCACTGAACAGGGGCCGCAAACACGGCCGATACCCAAGATGCCCCGTCGCGCCACCCTGGCCCGGCAGGATGGAAGAAGCACCAGGCCGCAAGGTCTCTGCCCTGCAGTCAGTGGAAGCGCAACGGATTTGCCGCGCATTCTGCGGGCAGAAGCCCATTTAGGGTAGAGCGACCGGTCAGCGCACCCCGCCAATGTCGCCATTCCGGTCGTTCGGAGTCGATCTGGTGAAAAACCCGGCAGGCAGGATGCTGCGGGATACCCCGCTGCCCGAAGCCATCCGAGAGGGGTTCACCGTAGGATGGGTAGAGCGAAGCGAAACCCATGCGGTAGCCGGCGAATCCGGATCGATGGGTTTCGTACCTCGCGGAACGCCGCCCGCCCCATCCTACGAAATGACGAGCCGTAGCCCGGGCTTCAGCCCGGGAATGGTTGTGCCGGCACTGCGATCAGCCCGGGACCACCAGCTCCGCCAGGGCGGCGCGCAGGCGTTCGGGGATGGGCACGGGGCGGTTGCTGGTGCGGTCGACGAAGACGTGGACGAAGCGGCCAGCGGCGCAGGCTTCGTCTTCGCCGGCCTTGAAGATGGCCAGTTCGTACTGCACCGAGCTGTTGCCCAGCTTGCCGACACGCAGGCCCACTTCGATGCGCTCGGGGAAGGCGATGGAGGCGAAGTAGTCGCAGGAGGAGCTGACCACGAAGCCGACGATCTCGCCGTCGTGGATGTCCAGGCCGCCCACTTCGATCAGGTAGGTGTTCACCGCGCTGTCGAAGAAGCCGTAGTAGACGACGTTGTTCACGTGGCCGTAGACATCGTTGTCGTGCCAGCGGGTGGTGATCGGCTGGAAGTGGCGGTAGTCGCTGCGCAGGTGCTGGGGCTGGCTCATGGAGGTCCTTTCAATAGGCGGCTTGGTAGATCGCGAGGGCATCGCGCTCGCTGACTTCGCGCGGATTATTCACCAGCAGGCGCTGTTGCAACATGGCGTCGCTGGCCAGCTGCGGCAGCATCGCCTCGGCGACACCGGCATCGCGCAGGCGCGTGGGCAGGCCGCTGCGCTCGCTGAAGTCGGCCAGTTCGAAGATCAGTTGCTCGGTGAGGTGCAGGGCGTTGCCCGGCTGCAGCTTGCGGCCCAGCACCAGGGGCGCCAGTTCGGCATAGAGCGGCGCGGCGACCTCGGCGTTGAAGCCGAGCACATGGGGCAGCACCAACGCATTCGAGAGGCCATGGGGGATGTGGTAGTGCCCGCCCAGGGGATAGGCCAGGGCATGCACCGCCGCCACCGGGGCGTTGGCGAAGGCCTGACCGGCCAGGCAGGCGCCCAGCAGCATGGCCTGGCGCGCCTCGCGGTTGCGGCCGTTGTGCACCGCCTCGTCGAGGTTGGCGCAGAGCAGGCGCAGGGCCTCGCGGCCGAGCAGGTCGGACATGGGGTTCTTTTTGTGCCGGCTGGTGTAGGACTCGATGGCGTGGACCATCGCGTCGATGCCGGTGGCGGCGGTCACCGCGGCGGGCAGGCCGAGGGTGAGGTCGGCGTCGAGCACCGCCAGGTCCGGCAGCAGCAGCGGCGAAACCACGCCCATCTTGGTGGTCTCGCCGGTGGTGATGATGGCGATCTGGGTGACTTCCGAGCCGGTGCCGGCGGTGGTCGGCACCTGGATCAGCGGCAGGCGCCGGCCCCGGGCGTTGCCGACGCCGTAGATGTCCTTGAGCGCCTGCTTGCAGTCGGGGTGGGCCAGCAGCGCCACCAGCTTGGCCACGTCCATGGAGCTGCCGCCGCCGAAGCCGATCACCAGCTCGGCGCGCAAGGCCTGCGCCTGCTCCACGGCCTGCAGCACCACCGCCTCGGGCGGGTCGGCCTGCACCTGGTCGAAGATCTCCACCGCCACGCCGGCGGCGGCGAAGCCCGGGAGGATGGGGTCGAGCATGTTCAGCCGGGTGATGCCCGGGTCGGTGACGATCAGCACGCGATGGGCATCGCGCTCACGGCACAGCTCGGCCAGGCGGAGGGCGGAGCCGGATTCGCAGAGGATCTGCGCGGTGGTGGCGAAGCTGAAGGGCTGCATGGGGTGGCCTCTTGTTGTTGTGCTGTCGGGTTTGGCTGAGCGGGGGCTGCACAGGCGGGGTGACGGCGTCGACCGCCCTCCCGCCGGTTGGACTCCATCAGAACGCGAAATGCGCCTCCGGCAGGGCCATCAGGCAGTCCGCGCCGCCCAGCAGCGACTCGCGGTGGCCACTGGCGCGGGGCAGCAGGCGGCGCACGTAGAAGCGCGCGCTGTGCAGCTTGGCCTGGTAGAAGTCCGCCTCGCCGGTGCCGCCGTCCAGGGCGTCCTGGGCGCGGGCGGCGGCCTGCAACCAGAGCCCGG includes the following:
- the sstT gene encoding serine/threonine transporter SstT codes for the protein MTSEKRSMLQRVKGTSLVTRILIGLVAGVLLAVFLPAAAQAVGLLGKLFVAALKAVAPVLVFVLVIAAIGNHKPGERTHIRPILFLYLIGTFSAAVVAVLASSLFPSTLHLSAAANDLAPPGNISEVLLSLLGSAVANPVTALMQANFIGILVWAVGLGIAIRQGSETTRAVFSDLSHGVSLIVRVVIAFAPLGIFGLVASTLAENGLKVLADYAHLLAVLLGCMLFVAFVVNPLIVFWKIRRNPYPLVLTCLRESGITAFFTRSSAANIPVNLELSKKLGLHEDTYSVSIPLGATINMAGAAITITVLALAAVKTLGIAVDIPTAILLSLVASICACGASGVAGGSLLLIPLACSLFGIPSEVAMQVVAVGFIIGILQDAAETALNSSTDVLFTAAACIASGDVDEPGEAHIG
- a CDS encoding acyl-CoA thioesterase, whose protein sequence is MSQPQHLRSDYRHFQPITTRWHDNDVYGHVNNVVYYGFFDSAVNTYLIEVGGLDIHDGEIVGFVVSSSCDYFASIAFPERIEVGLRVGKLGNSSVQYELAIFKAGEDEACAAGRFVHVFVDRTSNRPVPIPERLRAALAELVVPG
- a CDS encoding DUF2087 domain-containing protein, with protein sequence MSKTLIPFATDDMSALARSLVRQLEERERPPGHVEMLNLLARARGFRSFQALRASQMAERQLSQPPADVAVDYVLVRRLLRYFDQQGRLRTWPGKHSHRRPCLWMTWMALPPRTAMSEREVDGHIREVASLGDHVLLRREMVDAGWLMRTPDGREYRRVELRPEPLAMALREQLGRRSA
- a CDS encoding nucleotidyltransferase family protein, which produces MAYQNPLPHLQRWLRGDSQRLLALRCVASLGLRDAWLAAGFVRNLAWDRLHGYRGATPLADLDLIHFNPDDLAPEADLRIEQALRRMAGHLPWSVKNQARMHLRNGDDPYRDSRDAMSHWPEVQTAIGVRLRPGGGIEIATPFVQSGLLDLRITPNPLHPRQAVFAERLQAKDWLQRWPRLQVDTAPLGCLLLTSHFDEA
- a CDS encoding transporter substrate-binding domain-containing protein, whose translation is MGFIRYAIALLCLPTLLPVAFAGQQLRVCQQSPVTYAYRIELANLILARTAERYGEASIVTSQAPDPSQERCLAMLKAGQVDLAYVPPNRERLADFRMLPVDMHQGLLGYRVLIIRKDRQADFAGVKDLDGLRRLTGGFGSQWSDFPLFARNQLPVLGMANPGNLLPMLEQRRFDYFHRGLSEAWAEVDANRKALPDLMVEQHLALKYPMPVYFTFAQHNPVLERRFAEGFEMIRADGTFQALFLRHHGHLIDKAGMAGRRVIELESDLPGRLPDSGGGFAEPATARTGDTP
- a CDS encoding iron-containing alcohol dehydrogenase, whose amino-acid sequence is MQPFSFATTAQILCESGSALRLAELCRERDAHRVLIVTDPGITRLNMLDPILPGFAAAGVAVEIFDQVQADPPEAVVLQAVEQAQALRAELVIGFGGGSSMDVAKLVALLAHPDCKQALKDIYGVGNARGRRLPLIQVPTTAGTGSEVTQIAIITTGETTKMGVVSPLLLPDLAVLDADLTLGLPAAVTAATGIDAMVHAIESYTSRHKKNPMSDLLGREALRLLCANLDEAVHNGRNREARQAMLLGACLAGQAFANAPVAAVHALAYPLGGHYHIPHGLSNALVLPHVLGFNAEVAAPLYAELAPLVLGRKLQPGNALHLTEQLIFELADFSERSGLPTRLRDAGVAEAMLPQLASDAMLQQRLLVNNPREVSERDALAIYQAAY